Proteins from one Chelonia mydas isolate rCheMyd1 chromosome 14, rCheMyd1.pri.v2, whole genome shotgun sequence genomic window:
- the LOC122462858 gene encoding butyrophilin subfamily 1 member A1-like encodes MKVLSFCPSSTVSSSLTGWIIFFITFHIHKLESAKFRVTGPGHPVTARMGEAILLPCHLSPRISAVNMEVRWFRSEFTSVVHQYYEGKEQYGKQMPDYHGRTELLKAGIMDGNVSLQILNIRPSDEGQYNCFVQDGPFYEEALLELQVAGLGSAPLLSVEGHQDGGIRVVCRSAGWYPEPEVLWRDLSGRHLPSLSETTSQGDNSLFETETTIIVTEHSNPNLSCCIRNTVLNQEKESAVYIAEPFFPRVNPWMVALSVTLVVLFGFIALTIYLFKMKEKRDNEIRWRRSMAPIEEANVTLDPDTAHPQLVLSEGGKSVRWEYTRQDLPNNPERFDTEGWVLGCEGFTSGRHCWEVEVGGRHWAVGVARESLRRKGRISLSPEEGIWAVLCWGGQFRALTHLVTPLPRRRAPSRIRVCLDCGRGQVTFIDAGDEAAIFTSPPGSVPGERIRPWLGVCWGSRLRLCP; translated from the exons ATGAAGGTTCTTTCATTTTGTCCTAGCTCCACAGTGAGCTCCTCTCTGACTGGTTGGATCATTTTCTTCATTACTTTTCACATTCACAAGCTGGAATCAG CCAAGTTCAGAGTGACCGGTCCTGGTCACCCTGTCACTGCCAGGATGGGTGAGGCCATTCTGTTACCCTGTCACCTGTCCCCCAGGATAAGCGCTGTGAACATGGAGGTGAGATGGTTCCGATCTGAGTTCACTTCAGTTGTTCACCAGTATTATGAAGGAAAGGAGCAGTATGGAAAGCAGATGCCAGACTATCATGGAAGGACAGAGCTTTTGAAAGCTGGCATCATGGATGGGAATGTTTCCTTGCAGATTCTTAATATCAGACCCTCAGATGAAGGACAATACAACTGTTTTGTTCAAGATGGTCCTTTTTATGAAGAAGCCCTATTGGAACTGCAGGTAGCAG GTCTGGGCTCTGCTCCTCTCCTCTCTGTTGAAGGTCACCAGGATGGAGGGATTCGGGTAGTTTGTCGATCAGCTGGTTGGTACCCAGAGCCTGAAGTGCTGTGGAGAGATCTCAGTGGGCGACATTTACCATCACTCTCTGAAACAACATCCCAAGGAGATAACAGCCTGTTTGAAACAGAAACTACGATCATTGTAACAGAACATTCAAACCCAAACTTGTCCTGTTGCATCAGGAACACCGTTCTCAATCAAGAAAAGGAATCAGCAGTTTATATAGCAG aaccCTTTTTCCCAAGGGTGAATCCCTGGATGGTGGCGCTGAGTGTGACCCtggtggttttgtttggtttcattGCCCTCACCATTTAtctctttaaaatgaaag agAAACGAGATAACGAGAtaa GGTGGAGAAGATCCATGGCACCTATAGAAGAAG cgaatgtgactctggatccagacacggctcatccccAACTCGTCCTGTCTGAGGGTGGGAAAAGTGTGAGATGGGAATACACACGGCAGGATCTGCCCAACAACCCTGAGAGATTTGACACTgagggctgggtgctgggctgtgagggattcacctcggggagacattgctgggaggtggaggtgggtgggcgacactgggctgtgggggtggccagagagtctcTGAGGAGGAAGGGACGGATCAGCCTTAGCCCTGAGGAGGGGATCTGggctgtgctgtgctgggggggtCAGTTCCGggctctcacccaccttgtgacccccctgccccgGCGCCGGGCCCCCAGCAGGATCCGGGTTTGTCTGGACTGTGGCCGGGGGCAGGTGACATTTATCGATGCTGGTGACGAGGCCGCGATCTTCACTTCCCCGCCGGGCTCCgtccctggggagagaatccgCCCCTGGCTCGGGGTGTGTTGGGGATCCCGGCTCCGCCTGTGTCCCTGA
- the LOC114019333 gene encoding zinc finger protein RFP isoform X1 — translation MMSHFQARKHPVAAAGGAECELRKLKLTLSHCREGAMAAASPVESLQEEATCPLCLEYFTDPVTLECGHNFCRACVAQCWEGPDTAASCPQCRETVQQRNLRPNRQLANVVEIAKRLSFQAAKGTGGGGVCGEHQEALKLFCEEDQTPICVICRESRAHCAHTVVPIQEATQDYKEKIQAHLKTLREEREKLLGFKVTGEERSQEYLVGACCSSPAGTWSWEGCLLKQTETERQKIVSEFQQLRQFLEEQERLLLAQLEKLDKEIVKIQNENITKLSEGISHLSELISEMEGKCQKPASEFLQDVRSTLSRCEKGKFQQSEEISPELEEQVSDFSQKTIVLMETLRKFKDTLPSALETQIGESLGAHRQVNVTLDPDTAHPILVLSEGGKSVRCGDTRQRLPKNPERFDSVFCVLGCEGFTSGRHRWEVDVEDGQFWAVGVARASVGRKGGISCSPEGGIWAVEWLGQFLALTSPVTPLPRSRAPSRIRVCLDCDRGQVTFIDAGDEAPIFTFPPGSVPGERIRPWLWVWPGSRLRLCP, via the exons ATGATGAGTCACTTTCAGGCAAGGAAACACCCCGTTGCTGCTGCAGGTGGGGCAGAGTGTGAACTCAGGAAACTGAAACTTACCCTGTCCCACTGCCGGGAGGGAGCCATGGCTGCAGCGAGCCCCGTGGAAAGTCTCCAGGAGGAAGCGACATGTCCCCTCTGTCTGGAGTATTTCACAGACCCTGTCACTCTGGAGTGTGGGCACAATTTCTGCCGAGCCTGCGtcgcccagtgctgggagggacccGACACAGCCgcctcctgccctcagtgcagagaaactgtgCAACAGAGAAACCTCAGGCCCAACAGGCAGCTGGCAAATGTCGTAGAAATCGCCAAGCGGCTGAGTTTCCAGGCAGCAAAGGGAacaggagggggcggggtgtgtggggaacaCCAGGAGGCTCTGAAACTGTTCTGTGAAGAGGATCAAACCCCCATCTGTGTGATCTGCAGAGAGTCCCGGGCTCACTGCGCTCACACGGTGGTTCCCATACAGGAAGCTACCCAGGACTACAAG GAAAAAATACAAGCCCATTTGAAgactctgagggaagagagagaaaagctgctgGGATTTAAAGTAactggagaggagagaagccAGGAGTATCTGGTTGGTGCCTGTTGTTCTTCGCCTGCTGGGACATGGAGCTGGGAGGGATGTTTATTG AAACAGACAGAAACCGAGAGGCAGAagattgtgtctgaatttcagCAACTGCGGCAGTTCCTGGAGGAACAAGAGCGACTCCTGCTGGCTCAGCTGGAAAAGCTGGACAAGGAGATTGTGAAGATACAGAATGAAAATATCACCAAACTCTCAGAGGGGATTTCCCATCTCAGTGAGCTGATCAGTGAGATGGAGGGGAAGTGTCAGAAGCCAGCAagtgaattcctgcag gATGTCAGAAGCACCTTGAGTAG GTGCGAGAAGGGAAAGTTCCAGCAGTCAGAGGAGATTTCTCCTGAACTGGAAGAGCAAGTCAGCGATTTCTCCCAGAAAACTATTGTGCTAATGGAGACTCTGAGGAAGTTCAAAG ACACTCTGCCGTCTGCACTGGAGACACAAATTGGGGAATCCCTAGGAGCACACAGGCAGG tgaatgtgactctggatccagacacggctcatcccaTCCTCGTCCTGTCTGAGGGTGGGAAAAGTGTGAGATGTGGAGACACGCGGCAGCGACTGCCCAAGAACCCTGAGAGATTTGACTCTGTGttctgtgtgctgggctgtgagggattcacTTCGGGGAGACATCGCTGGGAGGTGGACGTGGAGGATGGGCaattctgggctgtgggggtggctaGAGCatctgtggggaggaagggagggatcagctgTAGCCCTGagggggggatctgggctgtggagtggctgggtcagttcctggctctcaccTCCCCTGTGACCCCCCTGCCCCGGAGCCGGGCCCCCAGCAGGATCCGGGTTTGTCTGGACTGTGACCGGGGGCAGGTGACATTTATCGATGCTGGTGACGAGGCCCCGATCTTCACTTTCCCGCCGGGCTCCgtccctggggagagaatccgCCCCTGGCTCTGGGTGTGGCCGGGATCCCGTCTCCGACTGTGCCCCTGA
- the LOC114019333 gene encoding zinc finger protein RFP isoform X2 — MMSHFQARKHPVAAAGGAECELRKLKLTLSHCREGAMAAASPVESLQEEATCPLCLEYFTDPVTLECGHNFCRACVAQCWEGPDTAASCPQCRETVQQRNLRPNRQLANVVEIAKRLSFQAAKGTGGGGVCGEHQEALKLFCEEDQTPICVICRESRAHCAHTVVPIQEATQDYKEKIQAHLKTLREEREKLLGFKVTGEERSQEYLKQTETERQKIVSEFQQLRQFLEEQERLLLAQLEKLDKEIVKIQNENITKLSEGISHLSELISEMEGKCQKPASEFLQDVRSTLSRCEKGKFQQSEEISPELEEQVSDFSQKTIVLMETLRKFKDTLPSALETQIGESLGAHRQVNVTLDPDTAHPILVLSEGGKSVRCGDTRQRLPKNPERFDSVFCVLGCEGFTSGRHRWEVDVEDGQFWAVGVARASVGRKGGISCSPEGGIWAVEWLGQFLALTSPVTPLPRSRAPSRIRVCLDCDRGQVTFIDAGDEAPIFTFPPGSVPGERIRPWLWVWPGSRLRLCP, encoded by the exons ATGATGAGTCACTTTCAGGCAAGGAAACACCCCGTTGCTGCTGCAGGTGGGGCAGAGTGTGAACTCAGGAAACTGAAACTTACCCTGTCCCACTGCCGGGAGGGAGCCATGGCTGCAGCGAGCCCCGTGGAAAGTCTCCAGGAGGAAGCGACATGTCCCCTCTGTCTGGAGTATTTCACAGACCCTGTCACTCTGGAGTGTGGGCACAATTTCTGCCGAGCCTGCGtcgcccagtgctgggagggacccGACACAGCCgcctcctgccctcagtgcagagaaactgtgCAACAGAGAAACCTCAGGCCCAACAGGCAGCTGGCAAATGTCGTAGAAATCGCCAAGCGGCTGAGTTTCCAGGCAGCAAAGGGAacaggagggggcggggtgtgtggggaacaCCAGGAGGCTCTGAAACTGTTCTGTGAAGAGGATCAAACCCCCATCTGTGTGATCTGCAGAGAGTCCCGGGCTCACTGCGCTCACACGGTGGTTCCCATACAGGAAGCTACCCAGGACTACAAG GAAAAAATACAAGCCCATTTGAAgactctgagggaagagagagaaaagctgctgGGATTTAAAGTAactggagaggagagaagccAGGAGTATCTG AAACAGACAGAAACCGAGAGGCAGAagattgtgtctgaatttcagCAACTGCGGCAGTTCCTGGAGGAACAAGAGCGACTCCTGCTGGCTCAGCTGGAAAAGCTGGACAAGGAGATTGTGAAGATACAGAATGAAAATATCACCAAACTCTCAGAGGGGATTTCCCATCTCAGTGAGCTGATCAGTGAGATGGAGGGGAAGTGTCAGAAGCCAGCAagtgaattcctgcag gATGTCAGAAGCACCTTGAGTAG GTGCGAGAAGGGAAAGTTCCAGCAGTCAGAGGAGATTTCTCCTGAACTGGAAGAGCAAGTCAGCGATTTCTCCCAGAAAACTATTGTGCTAATGGAGACTCTGAGGAAGTTCAAAG ACACTCTGCCGTCTGCACTGGAGACACAAATTGGGGAATCCCTAGGAGCACACAGGCAGG tgaatgtgactctggatccagacacggctcatcccaTCCTCGTCCTGTCTGAGGGTGGGAAAAGTGTGAGATGTGGAGACACGCGGCAGCGACTGCCCAAGAACCCTGAGAGATTTGACTCTGTGttctgtgtgctgggctgtgagggattcacTTCGGGGAGACATCGCTGGGAGGTGGACGTGGAGGATGGGCaattctgggctgtgggggtggctaGAGCatctgtggggaggaagggagggatcagctgTAGCCCTGagggggggatctgggctgtggagtggctgggtcagttcctggctctcaccTCCCCTGTGACCCCCCTGCCCCGGAGCCGGGCCCCCAGCAGGATCCGGGTTTGTCTGGACTGTGACCGGGGGCAGGTGACATTTATCGATGCTGGTGACGAGGCCCCGATCTTCACTTTCCCGCCGGGCTCCgtccctggggagagaatccgCCCCTGGCTCTGGGTGTGGCCGGGATCCCGTCTCCGACTGTGCCCCTGA